The segment GGATGGATCCAATCCCATACGTTTCATCTGGTACATGAAGAGGTTGAACTGCGGGATCGTCAATTTCTTGCCCAGGGTTTCCTTCATTGTCATGATCTCTGGAAGACCAAACTCACCAATTGCTTGAAGCTGATGAATATTGACTTCAGGTACTTCTTGGATTTGTGTAGATTTGTTTGCCATATGGATAAGCGCCTCCTAAATGTGAATGATTTTTGTGGTACCGGTATTGCGGTGGATGATGTGTAGCGTGCTGGCTTCGGATTTGAACACCAGCCAATTGTCAGGGTTAAACCCGGCTGCTTTGATGGCAGCCTTCTGTCGGCGGGTAGGGTTCTTACCGTTTTTCATCCAATCACCCCTGAGCGTAGAATTTTTGGCTTGATCTGCCCGGCATTCGATCCAGAGCCTTCCGCTCACGTCGGTTCGGGATGTACCCTTTCCGGACAATGTCTTTGTAGGCGTCTTTGATCGCCGTTGCAATTACGGAAGGACCGATACTACCAGGCTTGTACGCCACCTTCTTACAGCGCTCAGGCTTTAACTTCCAGCGGGTTTTATTGGTTTTCATGGGTGAGTTCCTCCGATTCGATTTTTAGTTTTTGATCTGCCACCACTCTGCAGGTAATAAGCTGGCCGGCAGGTGACTTGAAGCGTGTAATGCTCTCGGCATTGTCCACGAAGCACGGTGCGATCATCTCGCTTTGAGTGCTGATCACATCCCGGACCTCTAGCCCCGCCCTGATTCCCTCGGAAAGCGAGAGCTGTGCCGGCGTCTTGCCATCCATCTCGATTACAAAATCCGCTTTAATCTCGCCGTTCTTTTGCTCCTTGAACAGGCGGATCGTCAGGGACTGGAACAGGCCCTGCACCTTGGCTGCCTGCACCTCAGCTTCCTTGGCTTCAAATGCCTTGATCGCATCCAGGATAAAGATGGAGTCGTTGCGGCTTTCAAGCGTGGCTGCTTCTTCATCACGGGCTTTGGCTAGGTCGGCCACGAGGGCCTCCCGCCGCTTGTGCCAGCCGATGGTTTCAGCCGTAACGTCTCTCCGTTGCTCAAGTGTTCTCATCTGCTGCCAGAGCTCTGATACATCTACCAGCTCCACAGCAGCCAGCTCGGCCTCGAGCTCTTTCCTGCGAGCGACTAGCTTGTCATGCTCCTCACGCAGCGGCTTCTTTCGACTTTCCTTGTTGGCTTCCGCAGCCTGCTTTGCCCCGTCGTCAAATGGGCGCTTACAGGTCGGGCACTCCTCAGCAATATCCTCGCCGTGGACTCTCATATATCGATCCCGAGCAGCTGCTACCTGCTGGCGAAGATTGTCGAGAGTCCCTTCGAGCACGGCTTGCTTTCGCTTGGGCTCATCAGCCAGTTCAATCTTTTCGTGTATTGCTTTGATCTTCTTTACGAGCTCCGCGTCCTCAGCCTTAATGGCTTCAATATCAGCTGGAATATCCGGCAGCTTATGAATCTGGTCTTCCAGTGCTTCGGTGCGGCCTTGAGCCCGCTTATGAGCAGCATCCTTGTCGTTTTTATTCTTTTTATGGATCTCCACCAGCTGCGGCATGGTGTGTTTCTTGACCAGCTCCGCCAGTTTCTCGGCTTGTGGATTCAACTTGATGTCCTTATGTTTTTGGTCCGAGCTCGTCCGGCTCATTTCAGCAAACACTTCTTTCTGAGTCGGTGCAGCAGTGTATCTCAGCATCAGCTCACGCTGCTTCTCCCAGTGCAGTGAGAAGAAATATGACGGGTTATAAAGGGCGAGAAACAGATCCTTATCGAACAGTGACTTTACAATGTCATCGAAGTCTCCGGCCTTGCTGGGCACGTCGTTGACGTAGTAAGTGGTCTTGCCTTTCTCGATCCCCCGACCGAATTTGATCTCCTTGCCGTCCACTTTCAACAGCGTCTCAGCCATCACATGATCATATTTGTAATTGGTCGGAGTCGGGTCCATCTTGCTCCCAAACGTATCCGTGCCGTACAATGTCCATATAGGGATTTCCAGTGTGCTGGACTTTCCCTCCGCGTTGTCCCCCGTGATCTTGGTCAGGTCGCCAAACTTAACGCAAAGATCACGGTGGGATTTAAAGTTATGAGCAGTGCTCTCGATCAATTTAATTTGAGTCATGATCTACCTCCAGATTGTATTTTTTCTCCAACATTTTCATACTTTCACGGAGCACTTGCCTTGCCGCAGGGTCCTGTTCATCAAGATACATCTCATATGCAAATAGGTAGCGGTCAATATCCATCTGGACATCAGGAGACAGGCTGTTTCTAAACTGCTGGAATAACTCGCTTTCAGATCGCAATCCCGTCGAATTTCGCATTATAACCTCCTTCAAATCGGGTTTTTGGCAAAAAAATAATAAGCTTAGCCTTCAGCGACTTCTTGCCACTCCACAATCACCGGGCAGTTCTCGATGCTTACAATGACTTGAGCGTTCTCATCGACCACCCAAAACTCCGAGATATTGTCATCCCCAACCTGCTTGATCTCAATGACTTCTCTGCGATTTACCTCTGTCCCGACTTCAAACACTCGCGTTGGATTACTGACCACCGTCAGCTTCTGAATCACTTGCATTGACTTGTTCACCCCCTAATTTATTCGCAATCTTCACAGGTTCGTGGATAGCCGGGCTCTTCCATATCATCCATGTAGCAACCGCATACCTGGCACATCAGACCTTCCAAAATCATTTCGGTCATCTCGCTCATCCTCTTTCTCACCTCCCTTCAGAGGAGTGCGGCTTATACGGCGTTTTGCGCTGGCTTGCGATCGCCCCAAAGCTTCAGCAGCTCCTGGCGGTATTTACGGTAATCGCCACGGGAATCGAGAGCCTTCAGGTAATTTCCCTCGGCCAGCATCCGAGGTTCGTTTTGCAGGGCCTGTACCATTTTCATGCGCAGATAATTCTGTTCGTTCAAGTTCGCTTCTCCTTTCGTTCAGTTCGGCCACCAGCAAAACGCGACAGACCAACCATGCAATGGATAAAAGCCATAAGGTGATGAGCAGCCCGATCATGCCAGATACGGGTCCCATGTGCCCCGATCCACTCGGTCCACAAAATCTTGAAATGTGATCCCGTAGCGGCTCCCGACGTTGTGATGCTCAAAGTACACCCCGAGCTTTTCAACGCGGTCCAGCTCGCAGCCGTTTTCCTGCAGCACCCGGTCCGTCATCGACTTGATTGTTTCCTGGGCTTTAAAGTCTGCAATCATGCGGGCAGCCTCGTAGCCTTTCATAATCCCAGTAGCGTAAACCGGACCGCGGGTAAGTCCCTGCGCTTTAAGTGCTGATGCTAAACTCATAAGTATTTCGCCTCCATTTCGTCGAGTTTCATTGTGATCTCTTGCACCCATTCCATATCTCCGGTGGTTTGAGCTTCTAGAGCTAAGTTCTTAAGCTCGTCCGATTCGCGTACCAATTCAAGGTTTAATCTTAGTAGCGGCAGGATCATACTCAGGTCCAGAAGACTCATCCGAATTACGCCGTTTGAATCGGTGTTCATTAGCGTTATGGCAGCCAGCTTACGGTGTGCCGGATGAATGAAAACGGCCATGGTCTGCTCACCACCCTTTCGTCAGCGCCTTGATCGCTGTCTTCAGATTACCGACCTCTTCACACAGTCGCTTGTTCTCAGCCAATACTTCTCGCAACCTTTCTGATGTGTGTTCAGGAAGATTAGGGGTTTGAGCACTAACCGAAGAAACAACATTCACTTCAAGTCCAATACTATGACACACCTTTTCCAATGACTCCTCGTTCCAGCGGCGCCGGCCATTAAGCAGATCGTAAATGTACTGATAACTGTAGCCCGTAGACTCCGCCAGTTGTTGCTTGGTGATATCAGCCTTTTTCATTGCTAATTTGATGCATTCTGAAAAGGAAAACATAACTTGTTCACTCCCTGCATATGCTATTATCAGTGACGTGTATTTCCGTCATCTTGATCAAGTTTAAATCCAGATCGAGGAAGTTTGCCAACTTGGACAAAGTTTCAACACTCGGCATATATCGACCGTTCTCGATATCCGAAATATAATTACGGGACAAGCCTGTTTTCTCGGACACCTCATACTGCCTGAGCTTTTTGCTTTTGCGTTGGCTTTGAATGATTTTACCAATCAACTTTTTATCCATAATTTTCATCACCTCCTGTGTTAATAATGTAGTGTATAACCGTCTATTTTGTAAAACATGGAATTCTCTTAAAAAAGAGCAAATCAACGAGAAAAGCATATATTACCGTGTATTTCCGTCTATTTCCTGTTAATTACTTGTTTTTCCGTCTTTTTGTGAATTGTATTGCCGACATTTTAACTTTATAATCATCATGAAAATAAAATAAACTGATAGTAGAGGTAGGTTAGCGCAAAAATGATTGGATCTAATATAAAAGCGTGGAGAAAACTAAGACAACTTACTCAATACCAGTTAGCTGAGAAGACTAACCTCTCAAGATCATATGTTGCTGACGTAGAAAGAGGGCGCTATAACCCAAGTGTGGAGACGCTGGAGGCTATTGCCAAAGCTCTGAACGTGAAAATCTCCGAGCTCATGGAAAATGAAAAAAACTCCGATCTTCATGAAGAGTCGGAGCTGGCGGATATTCCTATTGAAAAGCTGAACCAATACACACTCTCTTATAAAGGACACACACTGAGCCAAGAAGAGGCAGATGACGTCATTGAGCTTTTGGAGGCAGCGCTGAAACGGTGGAAGAAATAAGCTTATTCAAATAGCTGGTAACATCCTTCACTTCCAACCCTTTCAACTTCATTGCGTTCAAGTAGGCCTCCAAATCAATAATTTTCGAGCCGATAGTGCATCACTCCTTAGATGTAATATATTCCCGTTTTTGAAATGTTAAATTGAGTATATCATCACTCGTTTAAAAATGCGAACATTAAGCGAACATGAAGTGAACAAAATTTGAATAGAGATGAGGATTGCGTCTTGGCATACTCCCGTGGGAGGTGCCTGCTATTGTACTGGCTCAATAAACGCAACATCACACAAGCAGAGTTTGCCCGCCGGACAGGCTGGTCCACTCGTATGGTTTCATACTGGTGCAAGGGCGAGCGTTTAATGAGCGTCGAGGCGATGTATGCTGCTGCTATGATTCTTGAAATCCACATGGAAGATTTATATCAGTGGAGATTATCGGCCGACTAAGCAGGCATGTTGCGGATTAATCCGCCCCCTGGAGTTTTTGTGAACGTATAGGTTCACAAAATGCAAACAATCATCTTTATTTTAATCCCAGTTTGAGTTTCATTTCCCCCACATTAGCTTGAAAAACTTTGAACGACCTCCCCTCTATGCTGTACTTGCCGGCTCCCAGTCCGACCACCCATACGTAAGGGAATATCTTTTTTCCTGCCGGCTGCCACGCCTCTTTCTCCCATTCGCCGCTTAAATAATAGTTCTCATACCTGTTCATTTTTTCCTGCATGACCCTGTCCGAAAACTGACTCCGCTGGATCTCCACAAACCACGGAGCTCCCTTCCAAATGCAAAACACATCCGGCTCAGGTAGTCCCTTCCCGCCTAATTTCGGCTCCACATTAAATACCCGCGGCAGCTCGATCTGTCTGATCTCCTTATAAAAATCCACGATCGCCAGGAAGTGCCCGATCTTCGCACTGTCCTTTTTGATGCCGGGTACCGGAAAATAGATGTATTTCCGGCGCTCCGTAGAGCAACAGATGATCTCATCCCGCCGCAGCCGCTTAAGGACCATGTTGGCTTGCGTCACTGGATTCTTAACGTTGGAAAAGTGGAGCTCCGCCACATCATCCCGTGTGAGGCAGCGGAAGCGCTCCAGGTCGGCCACAATAGCCTTATCACGCGCATTCACACCTACAACACCCCTATCTCTATCACATCGTCCTCTACTGGCTCTGGCTGCGGCTCCTGTGCCCCTGTCGGCTCCTCTACGGCCTTGTAAGGCTCTAGTAGTGTCTTTGCCTTTGGCAGGTCCAGATAAGGCCCCTGCACCGTCTTTGTGCCGTCCAGCTTGAGCATCATGCGGCCCTTTTGGCTCTGCTGGATGTCAGCTGCCTCCCCGCTGCCAAGAGTGATGCGGCTGTTGATCTCATCGCTGTGCCTAAAGGCCATTCGGACTGTGAGGTTGTTTTTCAGCTTGCCGTCCAGGACATCGCTATCAGGCCGCTGCATGGAGAGGATTAAGAACACGCCCAAGGCTCTGCCGATCGCGCTGATCTCCTCGATGCCGTCCATCAGATCCCTTTCTTTTTTTAGCAGCGCCACCTCGTCAATGGCCAGAACGATATACGGCGGCCGCTCTTTTCTTGGCAGCTCATCCACATGGGCCATCCCGGCCCGGTCCAAGACATCCCCCCTCTTACGCATATCCTTCCGGATCCGCAGCACGATTTGGTGCAGCCGGGGAGCTTCAACCACCACTTGCCGGGCTATGCCTTTAAAGAGGTGGAACTCTGACCGCTTGAGATCAGCGCAGTACAATTCCATACGATCCCCGGCCGTGCGTATCAGGGTGGTAAGTATGGACCGCAGTGCGACGGACTTGCCGCTACCAGTTTCTCCAGCCACCAGCAGATGTGGATGCTCCGTCATATCGTATACCTCGTCACCTGTCCGGCTGCGTCCGACATAGATCGGCAGCCTGAGCCCGCTCACAGCCCGCTCGACAGCAACAGAATCGTAATCAAACCTCTGGACATCCTGCTGGTACACGTTGAGCGTGAAAGTCTTAGCTGTGCCGCTTAAATCAATGTTATCGCCAAAGGTCTGCTCAAAGAGCCACGCTCGCTTGTGGATCTCTTTTGGGTCCAGCCCATCCGGCAGCACAAACACCACCTGCACACAGTCATGGTATACAGTCACCCGGCTCACCTGCGGGTACCTGCAGACCTCCTCTCCTTTACGTTTCTTCCGTTTATAACAAATCTCCCCAGTGATAAACAACCGCCGCATCTTGGCACGATATACCGATTCAGGGCCACTGCGCCAAACTCCCCAAGCTCCACCAATGCAGCCGGCAGCCGTCGCCAACTTTAAAACCATAAGCCCCCCTGCTCCGCTCATTATCATTCGCTTCGCCCCTTTTCGCTCAAAACAAATTCACAATTCACCATCATTTCAACGTTTTTGCTTGTATTACAAAAGTCACGATACTGTTGCACTTACAAAGCTATCTGCAAATGTATTGAGATGTATCTACAAAGACATTTACAAATGTACTCCAAACGTATGGGCAACCTCTCTGAGACAATCCCACCAGGCGCTAAACGCCACATAAGCGCAGGCCACATACGAGCCGATCCGGACGTACATCACTTTTCCGCCGTGCCCGATGTGTTCAAGCACATTGCCGCTAAAATGAGCCACCACGCCAATGCCCAGCACTTCAAAAACTGGAGTCAGGTCCACCATCTTAATCGCTCCCCTCAAATAAAACCCTCTACCGCAAAATCATCTGTCTCCCGGATCGCTGCCGCCGGCTGCTGTTGTGGCAGGGCGCTATCCACATCTCGCTGAATCAGCCTCTTAAGGTACCCGGATTTATTGGGCCGTTCCTGGACGTGATCGTAGAGCTGCAGCTGATCCGGATCCAAAATATTAAAGGCGACCTGTATGATCTTGATTTCTTTAGCCATAAACCTTCCTCGCGATCAGATAAAATGCTTTTACATTGGCAAAGCTGGCGTCCCCCTCAATCATCAGGACACCTGGGAAGTACGCCCGCAGGCTCTCCAGGATGACCTCTGCCCCTCCTCCGCATATAAACACCTTATCTGTGCCCAACCAGCCTCCAGCAAGCGCCCTGAGGGCGATCTGCCGAGCAAAGTCTGATGGCTGGACGGACCGCAGTGTCTCCATGCCGGTACCGAGTGTAAAACTGCCCCGATCGTTAAACCGGCGATCGATCAGGGTGCCGAAATTAACCGTGCCGCTGCCGACATCGATGATACGGATGATTCCCCCACCGGGTACCAAGAGGCCTGCAGCGACCCCTTCAGCAGCCACCTCACACCGCCGAATCACAATGAGCTTTCGCTGACCGTTGACCGTGAGCTCATGCCGGCCGCAGAGCATTTCCTTTATGGCCGCTTTCTCCGTCTCCTGGTGCGTGCTGATCGGCTGCCCCACAATGATCTGATGCTCGGTGCCTTCCGCAAACCTGTGCAGGGCCAGCAGCACCCTGAGGCGTGCATCAGGATGTGCCTTGGTCTCGCCCTTACGGCTGTCTGCGCACTCGCTCTCATACATGGCCAGTGTGCCAGCGAAACCTCTCTGACCGCCGTACTGCCAATCAAAATCATAATCACCGTGCTGCTGCCGAAGATTGCGATCCCTATACTCGCCGATTAATGAGGGAAACGACCTCATCTGTTTGCCATCATAAAACTTGGTTTGATAGTTGCCCGCATCGATGGCCGATATCATAAGCATCCCGCCTTGTTGTATAGCTGGTTACGGTACTGGGCTCGCGCCGGAGCCCGTTGTGCCGTATCTAGTTACATATCTATGGGCAGAGCCTGGTCATGTTTCCGATTTATATCCGTTTTCTTTTATACTGCTTGTATCTTTTTCGCTAGATTTGTCCATCCTGACAGTAAAAACATTATTTATGAGGTGAACGGTATGTTTGGGCTGGGCAAGAAGAGAAGCAAATTCGGGGCGTTTTTAGATAGGCACGGTATTGAACAGGAAGAAATCCGAAAATTGACCAAACTTAATAAAGACACAATCTCAAAAGCGTGTAATGAAATTGACCCTAAGATGCGTAGTATTACAAAAGATGCTCTTGTAAAGGCTGCTGCTAAATTATCCGGGAAGGAGATAGACAAGAAGAGTTTTTGGGGATAGAAATAATTTCCTAAATTTGTTATACTCGTGCTTGTGAAATTTTATTATAGGGGGATAAAGACATTGAAGCCTTTTATGAAACTGAGTGTTGCTTTATTTTTGGCGGTAATTGTAACAACGGCCTGCTCTGATACGCCCGAGACAAAAGAACCTACTAGCACAAACATCGTATCTAACGTTAACAATGAATCGAAAAACGAAGCGGAAAGTGAACCGGACGAGAAGAAAACAGATGAGGAATCAGAATCGAATCAAAAACCTGACGTCGAGGAAGAAAAACCTAAAGAGCCAGTGAAACAACCCGCTAAGGAACCTGTGAAGGAACCTGTTAAGGAGAAATCAAACGATAATGCATGGGAAGTGGATTTGAAGAAGATAGCTTCAGAGGATTCTTCGAAAACTGAAAAAGCGGATGCTGCAGAAATGTTAGCAAGAGCTTACAAGCCGAGTGATGCTGAACTAGATGACTTCCAAAAATACATTGTTTATGAATTTAAAAATAATAGATACTTGGCGGACAGTGACAACGATGGCTATATGTTAGGTAACATTTTTAGGTCTGTTGTGTTAAATCGTTCACTTCAAGAATCTCATCCAGCCAGTCAATTCGCATATGATTTTTACCAAAACAGCAAATACGTTTATCGCGGCGCTGAAACTCCGGAAAGTGAATCTGTGAAATCAAATGAAGAGCAAATGAATGATAATATGCGCAAAATAAAATAGAAATGTAAAAACAAACCTGCCGGCTCACATAGCTGACAGGTTTGTTTTTTTAATAATAAGTCCAGTAATCCAGATTGTTGCTATCCTGCGCCGGCAGCTGAGGCTCTTCGTCCTCCTCTTCGCGCAGAATCTTAATCCCCTGTGTGGTCCCCTTATCTGCCCAAGTAATGAACTCTCTGTTCTCCAAGCTCTCCAGCCCTTGGGTGATCTCAGCCTTAGCCCGGCCAGTCAAATACTCAATCAATTTAACTGGAGGCATGGTCCGCCGGTGCATCGAATAATTAACGAGGATCCGCAACAGCTTACGCTCCAGATCGGGCAGCATGCCGGCCACCTCCCACTCGTTTTGTGGCCAGAATGTTATCAGTAAGAAACACCCGCGGAGCTCCGGTCTTCAAGCACAGGGCTCTTACTCGGCCATCTTTAACCCCGAGCACCTCAATCTGCCTCTGTGTGATGTTGTTTTTGCGGTCTATGTAGATGATCTCAACGACGCCTCCGATGTACTTCTCCATCATGTTCGCCTCCAAAATAAGAACGTTTGTTTGTATTATAACCAAACACTAACATTTCAAGCAATCGAAATTTTAATTTTATGTTCTTGTTATGTTCGCTTGTATTACACAGGTTATTGGGATATATTTATATCAGAGCAAAGGACATTAAAGAAAAGGAGCGAATGAAAATGAAAAACGTTATGGTGAGAGCTTGGGAGATCGCAAAGGCAGCTGTTGTGAAATTCGGAGGTAAGGTAAAAGAATACTTTGCCCAGGCTCTTGCCATGGCGTGGGCCGAAGCAAAAGCCCCTAAGTACACAGAAGTGGAATTGAAGGCCGATACTCGCAAGCACAGAACGTGGATGGCTCAAATCGTCGGCACACACCCAACCTTCAAACTGGATCGCAAATTCTTAAACCAAGATGGCACAGATGAGTTTGGTGACAAAATTTTTCGCTTGAAAGACGGTGCGTATGAGTTTAACAACGGTAACCGCCGAGGGTTCTTCTTGATTCAAAACGGCGTGAAGGTCAGCGCAACGCAAAACGAGATCAACTCTTACATCGCATAATAAACCAAATAAAAGGAGCGATTTTAAATGAAAATCCAATTTGAAAACAAAGAAATCACCCTGAAGCAAGAGCCTTATATCGACGGACCGGCCGGAGAAACTCCGATTTACAAAGCACAAGCATCTGACGCTGAGGGCAACGAGTATATTGTGACATGGGCAGCGGTTGAAGGCTGGGAAAACATCGAAGACGAATCTGAAATGTGTGATTGGGATCACCCTACTGGCCTGATGCTGGTAAAGTAGTACCGCCCCTTGAATACGTTGGAGCTGCGTGGGTCGCCCGGCACAAGGGCACCTCGCAGCAAAACGTTACTGAGTCCGGCATGAGAGCGCTGAATCCAAAATACCGGGGCTCTATGATCAAACCGGATGCATTGTTTGAGGGGCGGCCGCTGTGGCTGAGAAGCCGTTTTGAGGTAGATGGAGATGCCTAAAAAGATTGACCTGATCGGGCAGCGTTTTGGAAGATTGACAGTAATCTATAAACTGCCCCCGAATGGGGGACCCTCACTATGGCAATGCTTGTGTGATTGTGGAAACTCAAAAGTAGCGGCCGCTAATGTTTTACAACGTGGAGACTGTAAAAGCTGCGGATGTTTGCATCAAGAGTACCTCGCGAGTAGACACGCTAAAACCGATATTGATTTATCTGGCAAACGGTTTGGGAAGCTCATTGCTCTGCACAAAATTAAAATTGAGGGCAAAAAGTCTATTATGTGGTTATGCCAGTGTGACTGTGGCAAACAGGTACCCGTAGCAGCCAGCGAACTGAAACATAACCATGTCCGCAGCTGTGGCTGCCTGGTATCTGATCACGTTAATTCTTTTTTTGATGAAGGTACGAATGTCGCTGCTCTATTAGCGAATACAGTCAGCTCCCGCAACAAAAGCGGAACAAAGGGCGTATTTTATGATGCAAGTCGGAATAAGTGGTCTGCGGAAATCATGTTCCAAGGGAAACGTTACCGACTTGGCAGGCGCTCAGACAAAAAGGATGCGATCCGTCTCAGGGAAGAAGCCGAGGAAAAACTGCATGGCGATTTTTTAGCATGGTACAAAGCAAAAAAAGACCCTGCCAGCGATTAAGCCGGCAGGGTCTATACTTATTTCTGTTGATTATTAATAAATCGACTCAGCATAACCGCCATTTCCTCCCGAGTAATCGGCGCACCCGGCCGGCTGCCATCCACGTAACCTTGTTCGGTCATCGCCTTCCATGCTGATGCAGCCCACGGGCTTACAGCATTAATATCACGTTCATTCTTAGACACTCCTGCTCCCTCCCTTTTCTTCAGGCCTAGATGCTTAGCAACCCCAGTCACATGCCCTTGAATAATAGCATCCAACACTTCCTGACGTTTCAGCAGGCCAGCATCCTTGGCAACATCCACAAAAAGGTTTTCGGTCAGCACAGCCGGCATCTTACTTTCCCGCACCATGTGCAGGTTTTTGGACTTCTGTCCTCGATCCGTAACGCCGTAGGGTTTTAGCGCCGACATGATCTCGCGGTGCAGCGCATTTTGAAGAGCTACGGAGGCAGGTAACGCATTTGTAAATCGAAATGTCTCAAACCCGCCTGATCCGCCTGCAGCATTACAATGGATGGACACAAGGATATCAGACCCTGCTTTGTTTGCCTTGCTGGTCCGATCGGACAGTTCGAGAAACACGTCCGTACTTCGGGATGTCAACACCTCGACACCCTCATACTCTGCTTCTAACTGCTGCTTGATCCCTTGGGACAACTTCAGTACAATATCCTTCTCCTGCAGCCCATTCGCTGTAGCACCCGGATCTTTACCGCCATGGCCTGCGTCGATCCATACCTTCTTACTCATATTGATCAGCTCCAATCTTGGTTTGTTTAACGACCTGATGACCAAACACGGCAAAGGCACCGGCCAGGATGCCCTGGATTATGGATTCCATGCTCCAGCCGATGACGCCAACGGTGAAGAGAATAGCCACCGCCAGCACAACATAAATGATGGACCAGTCCGGCACCTTGGGTGTCTGTTTCAAGATGAAGCCAATCACCCAGCATGCGGCCACAACGATCAACAGCCGCGGATCAACCAATTCAAAAATCATGTTCCATTCCATTTCAAATTCCGCCTCCCATTTCTTCTTTTCGGTCCAAGCGCTTGTGAGCTTGCTTGGCCGATTCTTCGACTCGTGTCACGCGCTCAGACAAAGCATCAATCCGCTGACCTTGCACCCTTTGCTCGAGCCTAATA is part of the Paenibacillus algicola genome and harbors:
- a CDS encoding helix-turn-helix domain-containing protein, which translates into the protein MYWLNKRNITQAEFARRTGWSTRMVSYWCKGERLMSVEAMYAAAMILEIHMEDLYQWRLSAD
- a CDS encoding AAA family ATPase, whose protein sequence is MTQIKLIESTAHNFKSHRDLCVKFGDLTKITGDNAEGKSSTLEIPIWTLYGTDTFGSKMDPTPTNYKYDHVMAETLLKVDGKEIKFGRGIEKGKTTYYVNDVPSKAGDFDDIVKSLFDKDLFLALYNPSYFFSLHWEKQRELMLRYTAAPTQKEVFAEMSRTSSDQKHKDIKLNPQAEKLAELVKKHTMPQLVEIHKKNKNDKDAAHKRAQGRTEALEDQIHKLPDIPADIEAIKAEDAELVKKIKAIHEKIELADEPKRKQAVLEGTLDNLRQQVAAARDRYMRVHGEDIAEECPTCKRPFDDGAKQAAEANKESRKKPLREEHDKLVARRKELEAELAAVELVDVSELWQQMRTLEQRRDVTAETIGWHKRREALVADLAKARDEEAATLESRNDSIFILDAIKAFEAKEAEVQAAKVQGLFQSLTIRLFKEQKNGEIKADFVIEMDGKTPAQLSLSEGIRAGLEVRDVISTQSEMIAPCFVDNAESITRFKSPAGQLITCRVVADQKLKIESEELTHENQ
- a CDS encoding AP2 domain-containing protein; the encoded protein is MEMPKKIDLIGQRFGRLTVIYKLPPNGGPSLWQCLCDCGNSKVAAANVLQRGDCKSCGCLHQEYLASRHAKTDIDLSGKRFGKLIALHKIKIEGKKSIMWLCQCDCGKQVPVAASELKHNHVRSCGCLVSDHVNSFFDEGTNVAALLANTVSSRNKSGTKGVFYDASRNKWSAEIMFQGKRYRLGRRSDKKDAIRLREEAEEKLHGDFLAWYKAKKDPASD
- a CDS encoding helix-turn-helix domain-containing protein; translated protein: MIGSNIKAWRKLRQLTQYQLAEKTNLSRSYVADVERGRYNPSVETLEAIAKALNVKISELMENEKNSDLHEESELADIPIEKLNQYTLSYKGHTLSQEEADDVIELLEAALKRWKK
- a CDS encoding helix-turn-helix domain-containing protein, yielding MKKADITKQQLAESTGYSYQYIYDLLNGRRRWNEESLEKVCHSIGLEVNVVSSVSAQTPNLPEHTSERLREVLAENKRLCEEVGNLKTAIKALTKGW
- a CDS encoding transcriptional regulator — translated: MFGLGKKRSKFGAFLDRHGIEQEEIRKLTKLNKDTISKACNEIDPKMRSITKDALVKAAAKLSGKEIDKKSFWG
- a CDS encoding FtsK/SpoIIIE domain-containing protein produces the protein MVLKLATAAGCIGGAWGVWRSGPESVYRAKMRRLFITGEICYKRKKRKGEEVCRYPQVSRVTVYHDCVQVVFVLPDGLDPKEIHKRAWLFEQTFGDNIDLSGTAKTFTLNVYQQDVQRFDYDSVAVERAVSGLRLPIYVGRSRTGDEVYDMTEHPHLLVAGETGSGKSVALRSILTTLIRTAGDRMELYCADLKRSEFHLFKGIARQVVVEAPRLHQIVLRIRKDMRKRGDVLDRAGMAHVDELPRKERPPYIVLAIDEVALLKKERDLMDGIEEISAIGRALGVFLILSMQRPDSDVLDGKLKNNLTVRMAFRHSDEINSRITLGSGEAADIQQSQKGRMMLKLDGTKTVQGPYLDLPKAKTLLEPYKAVEEPTGAQEPQPEPVEDDVIEIGVL
- a CDS encoding DUF7667 family protein, producing the protein MAVFIHPAHRKLAAITLMNTDSNGVIRMSLLDLSMILPLLRLNLELVRESDELKNLALEAQTTGDMEWVQEITMKLDEMEAKYL
- a CDS encoding replication-relaxation family protein, which translates into the protein MNARDKAIVADLERFRCLTRDDVAELHFSNVKNPVTQANMVLKRLRRDEIICCSTERRKYIYFPVPGIKKDSAKIGHFLAIVDFYKEIRQIELPRVFNVEPKLGGKGLPEPDVFCIWKGAPWFVEIQRSQFSDRVMQEKMNRYENYYLSGEWEKEAWQPAGKKIFPYVWVVGLGAGKYSIEGRSFKVFQANVGEMKLKLGLK
- a CDS encoding ParM/StbA family protein, with amino-acid sequence MISAIDAGNYQTKFYDGKQMRSFPSLIGEYRDRNLRQQHGDYDFDWQYGGQRGFAGTLAMYESECADSRKGETKAHPDARLRVLLALHRFAEGTEHQIIVGQPISTHQETEKAAIKEMLCGRHELTVNGQRKLIVIRRCEVAAEGVAAGLLVPGGGIIRIIDVGSGTVNFGTLIDRRFNDRGSFTLGTGMETLRSVQPSDFARQIALRALAGGWLGTDKVFICGGGAEVILESLRAYFPGVLMIEGDASFANVKAFYLIARKVYG
- a CDS encoding helix-turn-helix domain-containing protein gives rise to the protein MDKKLIGKIIQSQRKSKKLRQYEVSEKTGLSRNYISDIENGRYMPSVETLSKLANFLDLDLNLIKMTEIHVTDNSICRE
- a CDS encoding DUF6906 family protein, with the translated sequence MKNGKNPTRRQKAAIKAAGFNPDNWLVFKSEASTLHIIHRNTGTTKIIHI